A window from Mangifera indica cultivar Alphonso chromosome 2, CATAS_Mindica_2.1, whole genome shotgun sequence encodes these proteins:
- the LOC123209194 gene encoding monofunctional riboflavin biosynthesis protein RIBA 3, chloroplastic-like — MDSILLPRPLFHHIRIHGFATPSQSVEFGLYRQRWLSSTCWSVGLSGFGAGNLSDDSFLNENENGSLLGAFDESGSAPFGTLDAEITPETIDFFVSDAEGDPDCPTDGFSSIEQALNTLRQGKFVIVIDDENRDVEGNLIKAASLVSPQDVAFMIKHGSGIVSVGMKEEDLERLKLPLMSQETKGEDSSAPTFTITVDAKSGTSTGVSASDRATTVVALSSPESKPEDFRRPGHVFPLKYRNGGILRRAGHTEASVDLLLLAGLRPVSVLSTIVDPNDGSISSLVSLRKLALEHSIPVVSITDLIRYQRKREKLVERTAISRLPTKWGLFQAYCYRSKLDGTEHVAIVKGDIGNGQDVLVRVHSECLTGDIFGSARCDCGNQLDLAMQLIEQAGKGVVVYLRGHEGRGIGLGHKLRAYNLQDQGHDTVQANIELGLAVDAREYGIGAQILRDLGVRTMRLMTNNPAKFIGLKGYGLAVISRVPVLTPITEENQRYLETKRTKMGHIYGSDISGPLSGFFRSTINNKDSPEDELKKE, encoded by the exons ATGGACAGCATTCTGCTACCGCGGCCCTTGTTTCATCACATCAG GATTCATGGATTTGCCACCCCTTCTCAGAGTGTAGAATTTGGGCTATACAGACAGAGGTGGTTAAGTTCCACCTGCTGGTCTGTTGGATTATCAGGATTTGGAGCTGGAAATCTGTCTGATGATagttttttgaatgaaaatgaaaatggttcTTTGTTAGGTGCATTTGATGAGTCTGGTTCAGCTCCATTTGGGACTCTAGATGCTGAAATTACACCTGAAACTATTGATTTTTTCGTTAGCGATGCAGAGGGTGATCCTGATTGCCCAACTGACGGCTTCTCCTCCATTGAGCAAGCACTCAACACACTACGCCAAGGAAAG TTTGTGATTGTGATTGATGATGAAAACAGAGATGTTGAAGGAAACCTCATCAAGGCAGCATCTCTAGTAAGTCCTCAGGATGTGGCATTTATGATTAAGCATGGCTCAGGAATTGTTTCTGTAGGCATGAAAGAAGAGGATCTTGAGAGACTGAAACTTCCTTTGATGTCACAAGAAACTAAAGGAGAGGACTCTTCTGCGCCAACTTTCACAATCACAGTG GATGCAAAATCTGGGACATCTACTGGTGTTTCGGCTTCGGATAGGGCAACAACTGTTGTTGCTCTTTCATCACCAGAGTCTAAGCCAGAAGACTTTAGAAGGCCAGGACATGTGTTTCCACTGAAATATCGTAATGGTGGGATTTTAAGAAGGGCTGGTCACACTGAAGCTTCTGTTGATCTGCTTCTGTTGGCTGGTCTGCGGCCGGTTTCTGTTCTTTCCACCATTGTTGATCCAAATGATGGTTCCATTTCCTCATTGGTTAGTTTAAGGAAGTTGGCATTGGAGCACAGCATTCCAGTTGTCTCAATAACTGATTTGATCAG ATACCAGCGAAAGAGAGAAAAACTGGTAGAAAGAACAGCCATTTCACGTTTGCCAACTAAATGGGGTTTATTTCAAGCTTACTGCTACCGCTCGAAACTAGATGGAACTGAACATGTAGCTATTGTGAAG GGAGACATTGGAAACGGGCAAGATGTTCTTGTAAGAGTTCATTCAGAATGCCTAACTGGAGATATATTTGGGTCAGCTAGGTGTGACTGTGGCAATCAGTTGGATTTGGCAATGCAGTTAATAGAACAAGCTGGTAAAGGAGTTGTTGTTTACCTTCGAGGTCACGAAGGACGTGGAATCGGCCTAGGCCACAAACTTCGAGCCTATAATTTGCAGGATCAAGGCCACGACACCGTTCAAGCGAATATAGAACTTGGTTTAGCCGTTGATGCTCGGGAATATGGCATTGGTGCCCAG ATCCTAAGAGATTTAGGGGTTCGAACAATGAGGCTAATGACAAACAATCCAGCCAAGTTCATCGGTTTAAAGGGCTACGGCCTGGCAGTGATCAGCAGAGTTCCTGTCTTGACGCCCATTACAGAGGAAAATCAAAGGTACCTGGAAACAAAACGTACCAAGATGGGTCATATTTATGGCTCCGATATAAGTGGACCACTGTCCGGGTTCTTCAGATCAACCATAAACAACAAAGATTCACCAGAGGATGAACTAAAGAAGGAATAA
- the LOC123209195 gene encoding UDP-galactose/UDP-glucose transporter 5B-like: MAEPLAPETGLRGKKIWRMIFAVSGIMTTLVIYGLLQEKIMRVPYGVNKEYFRYSLFLVFCNRLTTSAVSAGFLLASQKALNPVAPVYKYCLISVSNILTTTCQYEALKYVSFPVQTLAKCAKMIPVMIWGTIIMQKRYKGSDYLFALLVTLGCSIFILFPAGTDISPYNRGRENTAWGVSLMVGYLGFDGFTSTFQDKLFKGYDMEIHNQIFYTTLCSCVLSLTGLLLEGHLLLAIDFVYRHNDCFLDIVLLSTVATTSQFFISYTIRTFGALTFATIMTTRQLLSIMLSCVWFAHPLSWEQWIGAVIVFGSLYAKSFLRNVPKPPPPEFPMENIRNGASNPVKGNP, from the exons ATGGCCGAACCATTGGCACCGGAAACTGGATTGAGAGGGAAGAAGATTTGGAGAATGATCTTTGCTGTTTCTGGAATAATGACTACGCTTGTCATCTATGGCCTATTACAG GAGAAGATTATGAGAGTTCCATATGGGGTAAACAAGGAGTATTTTAGGTACTCACTATTTCTTGTTTTCTGCAACCGCCTTACAACATCGGCTGTCTCTGCTGGGTTTTTGTTG GCAAGTCAAAAGGCGTTGAATCCTGTTGCTCCAGTTTATAAGTATTGCCTCATATCTGTCTCAAACATTCTAACCACAACATGTCAGTATGAG GCCCTCAAGTATGTGAGCTTCCCAGTTCAGACGCTTGCAAAGTGCGCTAAGATGATACCTGTTATG ATTTGGGGCACCATCATCATGCAAAAGAGATACAAGGGATCTGACTATTTGTTTGCTTTGCTAGTGACACTGGGTTgttcaatatttatattatttccg GCTGGTACAGACATTAGTCCTTACAACAGAGGGAGGGAAAACACTGCATGGGGTGTTTCCTTGATGGTTGGCTATCTTGG GTTTGATGGCTTTACTAGCACATTTCAAGATAAGCTTTTCAAAGGCTATGATATGGAAATACACAATCAAATATTCTACACAACACTGTGTTCTTGTGTTCTCAGCTTAACAG GTCTACTACTAGAAGGACATCTACTTCTAGCAATAGATTTTGTTTATCGCCATAATGATTGTTTCTTGGACATTGTGTTACTTTCTACT GTAGCTACCACCAGTCAGTTCTTCATTTCTTACACAATTAGAACATTTGGTGCCCTCACATTTGCCACCATAATGACCACAAGACAG CTGTTGAGCATCATGCTGTCATGTGTGTGGTTTGCCCATCCACTTAGCTGGGAACAGTGGATTGGAGCA GTTATTGTTTTTGGTTCTCTATATGCGAAAAGCTTCTTAAGAAATGTACCAAAGCCTCCACCTCCTGAATTTCCTATGGAAAACATACGAAATGGTGCATCTAATCCTGTGAAGGGGAACCCTTGA
- the LOC123208406 gene encoding glutelin type-D 1-like, translating to MDLDLTPKLPKKIYGGDGGSYYAWSPSELPMLREGNIGASKLGLEKNGLALPSYSDSNKVAYVLQGNGVAGIILPEKEEKCIAIKKGDAIALPFGVVTWWYNKEDTELVVLFLGDTSKAHKAGEFTEFFLAGPKGMYSGFTTEFVSRAWDLDENTVKSLVGKQSGHGIVKLGAGVKMPEPKKEHREGMALNCEEAPLDVDVKNGGRVVLLNTKNLPLVGEIGLGADLVRLDGKAMCSPGFSCDSALQVTYVVRGSGRVQVVGADGKRVLETTIKAGNLFIVPRFFVVSKIADPDGMAWFSIITTPNPIFTNLAGKTSILKAVSPAVLEASFNVGPDLEKALRSKRMSDAVFFPPPN from the exons atggATCTTGATTTAACACCCAAGTTGCCCAAGAAAATTTATGGAGGAGATGGAGGATCGTACTATGCGTGGAGCCCATCAGAGTTGCCAATGCTGCGTGAAGGGAACATTGGTGCTTCGAAACTCGGTCTTGAAAAGAATGGCCTTGCTCTTCCTTCTTACTCTGATTCCAACAAGGTCGCTTATGTTCTTCAAG GCAATGGAGTCGCTGGAATTATCCTTCCtgaaaaggaagagaagtgtATTGCAATCAAGAAGGGTGATGCTATTGCTCTTCCTTTTGGAGTTGTAACCTGGTGGTATAACAAGGAGGACACTGAATTGGTAGTTCTCTTCTTGGGTGATACCTCGAAGGCCCACAAAGCCGGTGAATTCACTGAATTCTTTCTTGCTGGTCCCAAGGGCATGTACTCTGGTTTCACTACTGAATTTGTGAGCCGAGCATGGGACTTGGATGAAAATACTGTTAAATCCCTTGTTGGAAAGCAGTCAGGTCATGGAATTGTCAAGCTTGGGGCAGGTGTTAAGATGCCTGAGCCAAAGAAGGAACATCGCGAAGGTATGGCTCTGAATTGTGAGGAAGCTCCTCTAGATGTTGACGTTAAGAATGGTGGACGGGTTGTCTTGTTGAATACTAAGAACCTTCCTTTAGTCGGGGAGATTGGCCTTGGTGCTGATCTGGTTAGGTTGGATGGAAAAGCCATGTGCTCTCCGGGTTTTTCTTGTGATTCTGCTTTGCAGGTGACTTATGTTGTGAGGGGCAGTGGCCGAGTCCAAGTTGTTGGCGCTGATGGCAAAAGGGTGTTGGAAACAACCATCAAGGCTGGTAATCTGTTCATTGTTCCAAGGTTCTTTGTTGTTTCAAAGATCGCTGACCCTGATGGCATGGCGTGGTTCTCAATCATCACCACTCCTAA TCCTATATTCACAAATTTGGCTGGAAAGACATCAATATTGAAGGCTGTATCACCTGCAGTGTTAGAGGCATCTTTCAATGTAGGACCAGATTTGGAGAAAGCTCTTCGCTCCAAGAGGATGTCTGATGCAGTTTTCTTTCCTCCACCGAACTAA